In one Musa acuminata AAA Group cultivar baxijiao chromosome BXJ2-5, Cavendish_Baxijiao_AAA, whole genome shotgun sequence genomic region, the following are encoded:
- the LOC135586640 gene encoding uncharacterized protein LOC135586640 isoform X4, translated as MDYDDNDFQNQHFQLIEEDNDGFPQNLQSYAPPKFDIDDHFQAHLRFDSLSETGLLLGIQGEENNWIEEFSPRNTAAEFGSNSAQTSISGHDNIWFNVPTSESEQILVNSVEDNEMVRSQVMNTASETHAVEDSTNCETKSIVDTNSTLLADEFHNSILESNEEVLKDEQVGVNSQTSSKEHSEMGMDASSLDQKLHSTGKVEASQCTINEELASSGDDSKVCLVVGESFEAVQNNEPLDNASVNNSLLDDHGCDVNRDIEASPNFISSIQDGASSVPTESAGIGTCKMDSALFSEQKAEECYEVDVSGRLEAQQSEKNQNETCFSLYGVCKVDDQPFRHHTVDNNVSNVKASSDLVTPTDSLVLLNEGSSSSLFFKNSDDAIDHPLAVLNKDTRKKDESSALTKVLPSVAVGRDEKVEKNSAEVVTEDIPELCEAAGPVDFSHDVHEFSSKHDYIQLQATSSNASKITSSEEERNLATSKPYIDDNNCSESRSSSDIAVRIELSSSLEAEIRMAGVDGDNDCRIDPVQLERSGKGECSKPIIEKASGQLDDSEHIILKKPCAVLLDDAENKISPSVHDKMAPMSDTSSLAEQKENNIIHLEEKEYAAPLIDSSDTNSKDCDSVIENTEFSSSKAQNTDVVMKSDKESVMNQADNPTILQHLHSEVEIVEPKEAASMPVSCCNEKDVNITALSVMDSNTDVEVSRQPLVEPSSGGDGPPNKSDGSETANGDGVRVASSAGVTSFATCQSTEGKGGKQSSSEPSCGSPTVIGCSNSSLLDPAGPASVTAKNSDSLKCNVQDSKVSTPSEDEGNFTFVVQPDADLSQKDTKKDWEPIHHLHSFDQPQISQENSQQHLNETKKASTSIISKTTGEDKRKQVSARATRKVGNSKGDTKEKLQEKHGRGRKKNPVSTSPFPDSATRNKTHTEVPSALLHQPFTDMQQIQLRAQIFVYGSLIQGVMPDEACMIPAFGGSDGGRSLWERAWRAASERFYNLKSSPSTSDTHLHYHTGISGSPLQSKALNSPAGWSDVKFPNSAIQGSTVSLQSPFQSSSKEVLSSSILRGIHLESNQSLSPLHSYQTSHIRQYLNNTTPLLSQSPCPGASSLSSQSLSFDSSAQNSAKPVSETTQVATLRESSKPCASNMQLASPGVSLPNQVAISVSAALVVPVETQNRAATLSSKNASVTEKSRKKKKVSAPEELESKFSIAQPQAESASAAVITNYIATSGCLSLSSNFPSNATSGGLALNASHPVTLPYSHILGSGDTQQRVVLNETCTQIEHSKQQAENASAYAAAAVRHSQILWEQMVVQRNSGLVSEVEKKLASAAVAAAAAASVAKAAAEVAKVASEAALQAKFMGDEALNFASTGRTTQNSEVSLETGKDLLSSTPGSISMGKDKIRGPFSIISTAQKTIRKRVEASSAAIKRAENLDAILKAAEMVAEAVSQAGTIVAMGEPLPFSISELVEAGPEGHWRRNCATMGNMSEAIDVQVRENCELDVASDHEIVAQQSNDQSSNHDERKKVSNTDEMSPGNKNYGSKLGSGSKTILTERPTRDSLQGSSIQKGSLVEVVVDDGGLRRAWFSAWVVDVEDGKAQVCYKDLSKKGHDKLEWIPLASEGDKPPRIRMAHPMIVAKSEGTRKRGREVLGNFTWAVGDRVDAWIHDGWWEGIVTEKSQDDETKLTVQFPAGGDSSAVRAWNLRHSLNWKDGQWIEWSRDKDRVTLEPYEGDTPNEKRQKLGQVDANNKSEIAEGEMGTMSRNVHTDGSGKLEESRQLGTLGKDVIISFGNDVGGANNTDTLKVRRAGLQKIGSKMVFGVPKPGKKRKFMEVSKHYTKDKTEKATEKTDSVKSVNSLLPQASQSWRNISKVDVKGKRATNLSTRGQKPLKSQNVQIRNSVDKEKLPVTTASVLNGEKSSLRTTFSNEEKKMPMEIGSFSQLGRVDMPVVGSSVPCIPSFKMNSSSVEAEAGEKGNVLSAVDKSNSSESEAYENPGKGSADVIEPRRSNRRIQPTSRLLEGLQSSLIIPKSPAVTYDRGAKTMHRGVTTSRGTSHG; from the exons ATGGATTATGATGATAATGACTTTCAAAACCAGCATTTTCAACTGATCGAAGAGGACAATGATGGCTTTCCTCAAAACTTACAGTCATATGCTCCACCAAAATTTGATATAGATGATCACTTTCAGGCTCATCTAAGGTTTGACAGTTTATCTGAAACAGGGCTTTTACTTGGCATTCAAGGTGAAGAAAACAATTGGATTGAGGAGTTCTCACCTAGAAACACTGCAGCAGAATTTGGTTCAAATTCTGCTCAAACATCCATTTCTGGGCATGACAACATCTGGTTCAATGTTCCAACATCTGAATCTGAACAGATTTTAGTGAATTCTGTTGAAGATAATGAGATGGTAAGGTCACAAGTTATGAATACAGCGTCAGAAACACATGCAGTAGAAGATTCTACCAACTGTGAAACTAAGAGTATTGTGGATACTAATTCAACCCTTCTGGCTGATGAATTTCATAATAGCATTTTGGAGTCAAATGAAGAGGTACTTAAGGACGAACAAGTTGGAGTTAATTCTCAAACTTCCAGTAAGGAGCATTCAGAAATGGGCATGGATGCAAGTTCATTGGATCAAAAGTTACACTCTACTGGGAAGGTCGAAGCTTCACAATGTACCATTAATGAAGAGTTAGCTTCATCCGGTGATGATTCTAAAGTATGTTTGGTTGTTGGGGAGTCTTTTGAGGCAGTTCAGAACAATGAACCATTGGATAATGCATCCGTGAACAATAGTTTACTTGATGATCACGGTTGTGATGTAAACAGGGATATTGAAGCAAGTCCAAATTTTATTTCTAGCATTCAAGATGGTGCTTCAAGTGTACCAACTGAAAGTGCAGGTATTGGCACTTGTAAGATGGACAGTGCATTATTCTCTGAGCAAAAAGCTGAAGAATGCTATGAGGTTGACGTGAGTGGGAGACTAGAAGCTCAGCAATCTGAGAAAAATcagaatgaaacatgtttttctttaTATGGTGTTTGCAAAGTGGATGATCAGCCTTTTCGACACCATACtgttgataataatgtttcaaatGTTAAGGCTTCTTCTGATTTGGTTACACCCACAGATTCTCTGGTGTTGCTGAATGAAGGATCCAGTAGCTCCTTGTTCTTTAAGAACTCTGATGATGCTATTGATCACCCATTAGCAGTTCTGAACAAGGACACAAGGAAAAAGGATGAAAGTTCTGCTTTGACAAAGGTGTTACCTTCTGTAGCGGTGGGAAGAGATGAGAAGGTTGAAAAGAACTCTGCTGAAGTTGTCACTGAAGATATTCCTGAGCTATGTGAGGCAGCAGGACCTGTAGATTTTAGCCATGATGTGCATGAATTTTCATCTAAACATGATTATATCCAGCTACAAGCTACATCAAGCAATGCAAGTAAAATCACTAGTTCTGAAGAAGAAAGGAACCTTGCTACATCCAAGCCATATATTGATGACAACAATTGTAGTGAGTCACGAAGTTCTTCAGACATTGCAGTTAGGATAGAGTTGTCAAGTTCCCTCGAAGCTGAAATAAGGATGGCTGGAGTTGATGGTGATAATGACTGCAGGATTGACCCTGTTCAGCTGGAGAGGAGTGGTAAGGGTGAATGCTCAAAACCAATCATCGAAAAAGCCAGTGGGCAGTTGGATGATTCAGAGCATATTATTCTGAAAAAACCTTGTGCTGTTTTACTGGATGATGCAGAAAATAAGATCTCACCCTCTGTTCATGACAAGATGGCTCCAATGTCTGATACAAGTTCGTTGGCTGAACAAAAAGAGAATAACATAATTCATTTGGAAGAAAAAGAATATGCTGCACCATTGATTGATTCAAGTGACACAAACTCCAAGGACTGTGATTCTGTCATTGAGAATACAGAATTTTCCTCATCCAAAGCCCAAAATACTGATGTAGTGATGAAATCAGACAAGGAATCAGTAATGAACCAAGCAGATAATCCAACAATTCTCCAGCACTTACATTCTGAAGTTGAAATTGTAGAACCAAAAGAAGCTGCATCTATGCCTGTATCATGCTGCAATGAGAAAGATGTAAACATCACTGCCTTATCAGTTATGGACAGTAACACAGATGTTGAGGTATCAAGACAGCCCCTTGTCGAGCCTTCATCAGGTGGTGATGGCCCCCCAAACAAGTCAGATGGCTCTG AAACTGCTAACGGCGATGGGGTTCGGGTAGCTTCATCAGCTGGGGTAACCTCTTTTGCTACTTGCCAAAGCACAGAAGGCAAAG GTGGTAAACAGAGTTCATCCGAACCAAGTTGTGGTTCACCAACTGTAATTGGTTGCAGCAATAGTTCACTGCTAGATCCTGCTGGTCCTGCATCTGTGACAGCAAAAAATTCTGATAGCCTTAAATGCAATGTTCAAGATTCTAAGGTTAGTACGCCATCAGAAGATGAGGGAAATTTCACATTTGTAGTCCAACCAGATGCAGATCTTTCTCAAAAAGACACTAAGAAGGATTGGGAACCCATCCACCATTTGCACTCCTTCGATCAGCCTCAG ATTTCTCAGGAGAATTCTCAGCAGCACTTGAATGAAACTAAAAAAGCGAGTACTAGCATCATTAGCAAGACAACTGGGGAAGACAAAAGAAAGCAAGTCTCTGCCCGTGCAActagaaaggtaggcaactcgaaAGGAGACACTAAAGAGAAGTTACAAGAGAAACATGGTAGAGGAAGGAAAAAGAACCCAGTTAGTACATCACCTTTCCCTGACAGTGCCACAAGAAACAAAACCCATACAGAGG TTCCTTCAGCATTGTTGCATCAGCCTTTCACAGACATGCAACAAATACAATTGCGTGCCCAGATTTTTGTATATGGGTCACTTAT CCAAGGTGTCATGCCAGATGAGGCTTGTATGATTCCAGCCTTTGGAGGTTCTG ATGGAGGAAGGAGCTTATGGGAGCGAGCATGGCGAGCTGCTTCAGAAAGGTTTTATAACCTAAAGTCGTCTCCCAGTACGTCTGACACACATTTGCATTATCATACAG GGATCAGCGGCAGCCCTCTTCAAAGCAAGGCCCTCAACTCTCCTGCTGGCTGGAGTGATGTCAAATTTCCGAATTCAGCAATTCAAGGTTCCACTGTGTCATTGCAGTCGCCTTTCCAGAGTTCATCTAAGGAAGTTTTATCCTCTAGTATCTTAAGAGGCATCCACTTGGAGTCCAATCAATCTCTGTCcccattgcattcatatcaaacTTCCCATATCAGACAATATCTGAACAATACTACACCTTTGCTATCTCAGAGCCCTTGTCCGGGTGCATCATCTCTTTCATCTCAGAGTTTATCTTTTGATTCTAGTGCACAAAATTCTGCAAAGCCTGTTTCTGAAACAACTCAAGTAGCAACTCTTAGGGAGTCTTCTAAACCTTGTGCCTCAAACATGCAACTTGCTTCCCCTGGGGTCTCGCTGCCTAATCAGGTTGCTATCAGTGTTTCTGCTGCATTAGTTGTGCCTGTGGAGACACAAAATAGGGCTGCAACTCTGAGTTCTAAGAATGCATCTGTTACTGAGAAGtccagaaagaagaagaaggtttcTGCACCAGAGGAGCTTGAGTCAAAATTTTCAATTGCTCAACCTCAAGCAGAATCTGCTTCTGCTGCTGTTATTACTAATTATATAGCCACATCTGGTTGTCTTTCTTTATCTTCTAATTTTCCAAGTAATGCTACATCTGGTGGTCTTGCTTTAAATGCATCTCACCCCGTAACTCTGCCTTACTCCCACATATTGGGCAGTGGTGACACTCAGCAGAGGGTTGTCTTGAATGAAACATGCACACAAATCGAGCACTCAAAACAGCAAGCCGAGAATGCTTCAGcttatgctgctgctgctgtcaggCACAGCCAAATACTTTGGGAGCAGATGGTGGTCCAAAGAAATTCAGGCTTGGTGTCAGAGGTTGAAAAGAAACTTGCCTCTGCAGCTGttgcagctgcagcagctgcttctgTTGCAAAGGCAGCTGCAGAAGTTGCTAAGGTTGCATCTGAGGCTGCATTACAGGCTAAATTCATGGGAGATGAGGCACTAAACTTTGCTAGCACAGGGAGGACCACTCAGAATTCTGAGGTCAGCCTTGAAACTGGAAAAGATTTGTTGTCATCAACTCCTGGTTCAATTTCCATGGGCAAGGACAAGATCCGTGGTCCTTTCTCAATCATTTCAACTGCCCAAAAGACCATTAGGAAAAGGGTTGAAGCATCTTCTGCTGCCATAAAGCGTGCAGAAAACTTGGATGCTATACTGAAAGCTGCAGAAATGGTCGCAGAAGCTGTATCACAAGCTGGAACGATTGTTGCCATGGGGGAGCCCTTACCATTCTCAATAAGTGAATTAGTTGAAGCAGGCCCTGAAGGTCATTGGAGACGCAATTGTGCTACTATGGGAAACATGTCAGAAGCAATTGATGTACAGGTTAGGGAGAATTGTGAATTAGATGTGGCTAGTGATCATGAGATTGTTGCACAACAATCAAATGACCAGTCATCAAACCATGATGAAAGGAAAAAAGTTTCTAATACAGATGAAATGTCGCCTGGTAACAAAAATTATG GAAGCAAATTAGGAAGTGGATCAAAAACTATTCTAACTGAGCGACCTACAAGGGATTCATTGCAGGGAAGTAGCATTCAGAAAGGGTCACTTGTTGAG GTTGTCGTTGATGATGGTGGTCTTAGAAGAGCTTGGTTTTCAGCATGGGTTGTTGATGTTGAAGATGGCAAAGCACAAGTGTGCTACAAGGACCTTTCCAAAAAAG GCCATGACAAGCTTGAGTGGATACCACTTGCATCGGAAGGTGACAAACCTCCTAGAATACGTATGGCTCATCCTATGATTGTAGCCAAATCTGAAGGAACAAGGAAGCGAGGGAGAGAGGTTTTAGGCAATTTCACTTGGGCAGTTGGAGACAGAGTTGATGCATGGATTCATGATGG TTGGTGGGAAGGAATTGTCACCGAGAAGAGCCAAGATGATGAAACAAAATTAACCGTCCAATTTCCAG CTGGTGGTGATTCCTCAGCTGTTAGGGCTTGGAATTTACGACATTCACTCAACTGGAAGGATGGCCAATGGATAGAATGGTCTCGCGATAAGGACAGAGTTACTCTTGAACCCTACGAG GGCGATACACCGAATGAGAAACGACAAAAGCTAGGCCAAGTTGATGCCAACAATAAGTCAGAAATAGCTGAGGGAGAAATGGGGACTATGTCAAGAAATGTTCATACAGATGGTTCAGGGAAGCTTGAAGAATCAAGGCAACTTGGTACATTAGGGAAGGATGTAATAATTTCTTTTGGAAATGATGTGGGTGGAGCAAATAACACCGATACACTAAAGGTACGACGAGCAGGCCTTCAGAAAATAGGATCTAAGATGGTATTTGGTGTTCCTAAAcctggaaagaaaagaaaatttatggAAGTAAGCAAACACTATACCAAAGATAAAACCGAAAAGGCAACTGAAAAGACTGATTCTGTGAAATCTGTTAACAGTTTGTTACCACAAGCATCCCAGTCATGGAGGAATATTTCAAAAGTTGATGTTAAAGGAAAACGAGCCACCAACTTGAGTACCAGGGGCCAAAAGCCCTTGAAGTCTCAGAATGTTCAGATTAGAAATAGTGTGGATAAGGAGAAGCTGCCTGTCACCACTGCATCTGTCTTAAATGGGGAAAAAAGCAGTCTCAGAACTACTTTTAGCAATGAAGAGAAAAAGATGCCAATGGAAATTGGTTCTTTTTCACAACTTGGAAGAGTAGATATGCCAGTGGTAGGGTCTTCTGTACCTTGTATTCCGTCATTTAAGATGAATTCTTCTTCTGTTGAGGCTGAGGCGGGGGAGAAAGGAAATGTTTTATCTGCTGTGGACAAGTCCAACAGTTCTGAATCTGAAGCTTATGAAAATCCTGGGAAAGGATCTGCTGATGTTATTGAGCCCCGGAGATCCAATCGCAGAATTCAGCCAACTTCAAGA TTGCTAGAGGGATTGCAAAGTTCTCTCATTATACCCAAGAGTCCCGCTGTTACATATGATAGAGGTGCCAAGACCATGCATAGAGGAGTCACAACTTCTAGAG GGACGAGTCATGGATGA